The Dama dama isolate Ldn47 chromosome X, ASM3311817v1, whole genome shotgun sequence nucleotide sequence AAGTGGAAGTCATCACTCCAGGACCAAACACTGGCACACTTAGGATGTCtgaaaaagagacagaaaccGGGTAGACAGAAGTCATATTCGGAGATGAGAGTACAGCAAGAAAGCTAGGAGTTATGGCCAGACCCTATGTTACATAAGGCAACCCAGTATTTTCTTACCCAAGCAACTATGCTTAGCCAGcaagcaacacacacacagctcatgCAGAAGGAGTCTGATTCAAGCTCTAGCATCAGGGCTCAAACATCAGGGCTCCAGCTGGCTATGGCCATTCTTATTGCTTTGTACCACCTATATGATATGGTTATTGGTAGATCCCTCAGGCCTAACCCTCTCCCAGATATAATGCTGCAAAAATACTGCTCTAGCCGGTAACTGCACTTGAGGATGGAGAAGGGGGGAATGTTAGAGAGCCCTGTTGGAAGGGGTCAGGCCAGTGTGCAACTGAGTCTGAGAGGCAAAAGGATGGGTGtatctgtgttagtcactcacttgtgtccaactctttgcaaccccatggactgcagcccagcagtaGCTGAAGCCAGCCTACTCCTTGGTCTATGGATTCccgagacaagaatactggagtgggtagtcattcccttcttcaggggattctcctgaccaaggaatcgaactcgtgtctcccacattgaaggtggGTTcgttaccctctgaaccaccagggaagcccttaaggggCAACGGGCTCTCTGGAAGCAAGATCCAAATGATACTTGCCCTCCAGTATCAACATCAAATAGTGCTACAAGTCCAGTTGCCCTATGATCGCTCCTACATAAAACCCATCTGGATATGGGGAATGTGCTCCCAGGATCTGTGCAGGGACTGCCCTCATGGCTGCGCCGAAGTAGCATCCATAAGATCGCTTGTACCCTGGGATATAAATGTGCCCAGCATCTTCTGGTGTTTTGGATGAGCTCTTTCAGGAAGGAAAGGACAGCCACTCATTCCACTGCTAAAGATCCCCTTGATGACCCCAGAGAGCTTTCAACAATTTGTTCCATGAGCAGCAGGCATCAGATATTTCTCACAGTCCTCAGGGAATCCCCTACATTTAATCAGGCCAGCTTACACCCAGGTGATGACCAATACCCCAACTGCATATCCACATGGTTCCCACCCCTAGGTGGCCTCCACTCCAGAGGACCTCACTCATGAGTGGGACAGACTCATCGCTGGAGACGATGCCATCCCAAGTGACATTGTCCCAGTCCAGGAGTTCACCACCGGATATGCCTATGCCTCGTCTACCGGAAATGACACCCCAGGGCCATGGTACCATGTTGGAGATGTATCTGCTCACCCAGATGGCTTGCTCCCCAGTTCACATTGTGGAACACTGCAATGGGGACTGAGACGTTCCTGAAACAATGGACTAAGTGCACTGCCTGAGGACAAGCTGCTATGATGTTATCTGGCAGAATTTGCTCAGTGCTTGCTGACTGACCCAACCCTAGACCAAGAGGCCCATCAGACTGTCAGTTAGTTCTCAGGCCAAAAGGTACACCCAGAAACAGACAGCTCCCCTGCCTACAAATACTTAAGGCTGTTCAGGTCCTCACCTCCTAGCTCTGCTGTCTCAGCATCGCAGGCTGGGCTGTACTCTAAGCgcctgagttgttttgttttatttggctgcactgggtcttagctacagtatgtggaatctagatccccgaccagggcttgaacccaggccccctgcattgggagcttggcgtagtcactggactaccagggaagtcccctgagttgttgtttgtttttgtttttaatttttcctattgTAATGCAAGTTGATTGTCGAGGCATCCACATCACAGACAGCTGTCTTAAATAAACACAAGGCCAGCGACAGGACTAGATGAAAGCCAGGCTATCCCATCACAGAAGTTTCCTTTGTTTTAGAGATCACTGGTTGACTAGGATAACTGACCATCTGACCACTTGTTTTCCCCTTCTGACATTTTAATTCACGCTCATGTTTTAAATGTACCAAGAAAGACTGAATCTGTGAGACACTAGGCATCCCATCTTAGACCCCAATAAAAGCACCCAGGCTGAACGTGTCCTCACTTTCTACCCATGACCTGATTGTGCAGCTCCAGGCATGCCATGTATCCTCCAGGACCTGTGAGTAATAAGCTATGTTTTCTTTTCACAGTTCCCTAAGGGCTGTTACTGAGGCACCTCTTGCAATCATAATAAGAACCACaaggcggggtgggggtgcggggtgaaatcacaatgaaaaaagtggaactgttagtcactcagccgtgtccgactctttgtgaccccatggactgtagcctgccaggctcctctgtccatgggattctccaggccagaatactggagtggggagccaatcccttctccaagggatcttctccatTCAGGgagcaaacccgggtctcctatactacaggcaaattctttactgtgaaAGCCACCAACACTGGCTCCCACAGGGGAAATGTCTGTGGGGGTCAGGTAAGTTTCCAAGGGATTTGCAGCCAATAGCATCACTACTGAGTGGGTTGAACGCACTCAGAACAACACATCTGTTGTTTTCCATGCTACTGGAGCGCTACTTCCTCACTCTTCCTTGTGTCAACCTGGTCATGTAATAAGCAGTTAGtggtcacaggaccacagccAGACTAGAAGTCTCCACGAGACAGTCACAGCCTCTAGCCACATATGACAGAAGACTCATTTGAACTCCGTCTACATTCAAAAATACAATTGAGGTATTGGATTTTATAACAACGTGTGCTCAACCATAAAATAAATGACAGGAAAGGATGAAGGACCAGTGATGATCCCCACAGTTCTTTAAGTTTCTACAAGATATCTGTCTGAGTCCATTGCTGGCCATTAAATGCAGCACATGGGTGGCTTCTGATATATCGGACCCTCTCCAGATTAAAAAATAGGGTGTGAAGAATTATGGTCCAAGGACTTTCCTAGAGGTACACTGGTTAACATTTtgccctcccagcccagggagcatgagttcaatccctggggaggGAACTAAGTTCCCCCATGCCACCTGGTGCAGCCTAAAGAAAAAACTGGGTTATGGCCAACATTAGAGAAGTGTTGGTTTAGTTACACCAAAGAGGCACACATAACCATGAAGCAATGATTTGGGATTTTTGTGCATCAAACTGCTGAGAGATGGAGAAGGGTGGTGATCTTCATAAGACCACACAAACTATACTCCTGCTGGGAAAAATCATACACAATTATCAACGGGTATTTCGAGAATTGACCAAGGGACAGTAGTTTCGGAGAGAGGTGCTAAATAACTCCCTAGAAAACTTACTTTAGTCCTAGGTGGAAAGGAAACCCAAGCCTCTCGTTTATCCCCAGGGTGAAATATTGACTACCCCCATTGATAGAGGATGACAGATCACGAACTCTTGAGAAAATGTCATCTACAAATTAGACCAACAGAATATAAATCAAGAACAActcagctgggggaggggaggcagcacATGACAGGACTGATACACCACGTAACCCCTCATCCTGGCTGTGGTCAGGGGCTTGGCAGCCTGCTGAGGAAAGGTTTTGTTCCAACGATAACCCTCTGtgattttgaaattttactttaattCCTTTCCTAGCAGAAAGTGAGCAAGAAGAGACTATTGTTGTGTGGTTGGGTAGGGACCTGGCCTGGCTGAAGGTTAGAACGGTGCCAAGACCCAGGGCAGCGGGGTTACTCAGCTGCTACAGAATCAAGAACAGCTATCTGTCTGCACCTCTTTGTTCTCAAAACCATCTAGACTTTTTTAACCTCTAGGTCTTCATTTTCACTAAGAGGAAATGCCATAGGACTACAGTAGCTTATAACCTGTAGTCATCCAGAATTTGCTTCCTGGCTAACTAGTCAGGGTATGCTAACTGCTGCAACAAATATTCTGAGTCTGATTAGCTTAACACAGTACATATTTTACTTTCTGTTCTTACCAAGACCCAGTGCACAATGGTGGGGCAGACAGTGGGGATAGAGTCTCCTTATATCATTCAAAGGCTCAGGAAGGGAAACCATATGAGAGAAGCCCTGAGATAACTGTGGACCTGGTCTGCAGAGAAGCaaggaacaaaacaaaatgacataATCAATCTAGAAGAGATACAGGAAAGTTCCCCAATGTCAAAAAATACCAAGCTTTTGGTATTTCGGATGGTTTTTATCATCTGCAAGCTCCAAACCATGTATCCCAGAGAAGACGCTCCCAAATTGATACACTCCACCCTCCCATTCAGAAAAGACTAATAGTGGAATGGATGTCACAACTGTAGCTCAGATCCAGGCTAATTTCCGAGGCTAATCAAATGAGTCCTTGACTCCCAAATATGGACGCACAAATGCTTACCAGATTTGTGAGGAAAATGGAAGAGAAGATCATGATGAATAAACAGATTtctggagaaaaaataaatatatgacagGAAACAGAACACAAAATGACCAAATATCCAAATTTATATATTCAATGGCAGAATTGTAAAGATGACAGTGGGTTTATAAAATGGGAACAGAGTGCTATAAAAGGGAACaattagaaaataagagaaagtccttggaaaaaaagtattACGGCAAATTGAAATCTTTGTAGATGGGAAGCACTCAGCTCAGAGCGGCTTGGCCTCACCCTGGCTTTGATAGACAGTGGTCTCGCCCCGCCCACAGATCTCGCCCACTCACGTGACCTCTTCCTTAACCAATCTCAAGCCCAGGCACTGACCCCGCCCAACGGACGCCATTACCCCCCCATCCCAGAGCCCACATCTAGCCACCTGCCCTCTGGCCCGGAGCTGGCCTCCGTCCTCCCACATTGTCCACCATGGGAAGGCTCCGAGGAGGCCGCTGGCACTCGCACCCCCGCCGATGCCAGCCCCGCACACCCGCCGACTGAGCCGCCATTCCCTGGGTCATGGAGTTGCCCGCCATGCTGCCAAAACCGCCCTCACAGGTGCGTCAGAACTACTGCCCCGAGTGTGAGGCTGCGGTCAACAGCCACGCTGCCCTGGTGTTCCACGCCTCCTTCCAGTGCCTGGCCGTGGCCTTCTACCTCGACCGTGATGACGTCGCCCTGAAGCACTTCCACCGCTTCTTCCTGCTCTGCTCCCACGAGCACAGCAAGACAGCCAAGAGCCTGATGTTCCTGCAGAACCGGTGTGGGGGCCGCGTCTGCTTCCTCGACATCAGAAAGCCCGAAAGCCAAGAGTGGGAGAGCGGGCTCCAGGCCATGCAAGACACCCTGCACCTGGAGAAGTGCGTCAACCAGAGCCTGCTCGACATGCACCAGCTGGCCACCGAGAGCTGCGACGCCGACCTGTGCCACTTCCTGGAGACCGGCTACCCGGACCAGCAGGTCAAGTTCATCAAGGAGCTGGAGGACCATGTCAGCAGCCTGAGCAACGCGGGGTCCCCGGAAGGTGCCCTGGCAGAGTACTTCTTTGACAAGCTCACCCTGGGTGATGGCGACAAGGAGGACTGAGCCTGGACTGGACTTTCCCCTGAGTCCTGGGTGAGTGCCCACAGTCACCCTGCCTGCCATGAAGTCTGCAGTATTGCCCTTGCAGAATAAGTTCACTTAAGTTTTCCTTCTTTCCGTGTTGCCAGTTCTTCCAATAAACTAATTGCTTCCTAAAGAAATAAAGGTCCTTTGTTGTCATGCGTGCAAACCCTTAACCTTTCAAGTTTTAAAACAGGTATGCGGGAGTCTCTTAAGCTATCAATGCCCTGTCCACAGGCAGCTCAGGATCTccacagagggagggagaaggggttCCATGGGACCCTGAAAAATGAAAACGTACCttcactggacttccctggtggctcagatgtaaagagttcacctgcaatgggaaatctgggttcagtctctgggttggtaagattccttggaggacgaaatggcaacctactcctgtattcatTCCTagagactcccagggacagaggagcccggtaggctacagtccatgggctcccaaagagtgggacatgactgaatgactaagcacacacacatgcaaataaaCAATGTGgtacatggggtgggggtgggtgagtTGTGGCCCTGGTGAATGTAGGTGCTTGTGAATAGAATAACTATAAAAATATGGCCTAAAAATCATGATTGGGGTTGATCTCCAGAAATAGTGAAGGGGATGAGATTGGCAAGGGACTGAAATAAAGGGGTCTTCATTTTGTTTGAAGCAGAGTTCTGGGTAGCAAGATGGGGGCCCCGGATGCTGGCATAGCAGAGTCCCTCTCTGACAAGCTCACCCTTGGCTACAGTGACAGTCAAGTGTAGGAGGGCTGGCTTTCCTATAGACACTTCCTGTGGTCACCACTGTTGAGCATGGATGCTGCTCTTAGAAAACATCCACCTGTGAATTTTTACTTGAACTGTACCACGATGCAATAAAGTAATTGTTCCACTGAAAATTTACCTCAATAGAAGGGATGAAAAATATAAGCTCATGGATGAAGGTCAATTTGTGATATtgaatataaagtaaaatgaatcCCTGTGAATGTGAAATCAGTGGTTCCAGGCGCACTGAGGAATGTAGAGAGGGAGGGGTTGAAGCTTGGCGACCAGTCAGTACATACCATAGCTGGTCCAGGTGAAAGACAATGGTGGTTGAATTGGAGTGGaggctgaaaaaatgaagagatatagACACACTGCAGATGGATTTGGATACATCAGCAAGATTTCCTCAtggaacagagaggaaaaatgagATATGAAGAAGATGATCTAACTTTTAATTTAGCCTGGGTTGGGTGGTGCTAATTATTAATTTGTAGTCTTTTGTCAGGGTCACAGCTGGGATGGAAGAGTGGAGAAGATATGTCATGTAAAATCCGAGATGCATATTAGATCTCCAAGTGGAGTTGTCATGCAGGATGTCAGAAAAATGAATTTGGAGTTCAGGGTGTACAGCAGCTTTAGAAAAAGAGCTATGGGAGATATAACCTATATAGATTGTATTGCAGTCATGGGAATGAAAAACTTCACTGGAGAGTGGACAAGGAGTATGGCAGACCCCAAGCCCAGGGTAACTAACATGTAGAAGCAGGGCTGAGGTGATGAAACACCCAGAGGGGTGCTGACCTCACCTTGACCTTTAGCTCACTGCAGACTCTGCCCACCTGTGCCCACACCCCGTGGCCCCAAATCAGCCTGTTCGGGACCTCAGTGTGGCCTCCTGGGGTCAGCTTTCAGAATGGGGAGAAGACTGTACTTTTTATCCTTTTCTGACTGTGCAGAAAGAAATTttccaatttaaagaaaaaaatgatctctTAAGAAaatgatagggacttccctggtggtccattggttaagaagcTGCCTTTCTAACACACAGCATattggttcgatctctggtctgggagctatgatcccacatgcctgaggAGAACTAAGGCCATGCGCagcaaaagacccagcacagccaagaaaatcttgtttgttttctcctgttCCCCTTTAAAAATTTAGCCTCTTGGTCAAGTCTATTTGATCAGATGAAATCTGTATACATATAAACCCTAGTATTGTCTTTGCCTAAGAAAAACACTCAAAATATGTTTCTTCTGTGCCTAGGTGTGGTTAATAAGATAAAAGTTAAAGTTTTATAGATTTTGCATGCCTTATCAAGGACACATGGTCAATCTGAGTCTAAAGTTTGcatacttctttaaaaatttactaaTACATGAACAAGCTTAGCTAGAAAGGAATTAACTTTCCCATTTCAACATGACTGCACTTGAACATTTTCTTCAAATGAGGATTAAGTCTCTTCAGTTAAGTTTCCAGAAAATGTCCGTTCACTCTGTTCCTCTCTCTGTTCACGTTGAGGAACTCTCCTCTCTCTGACGGGggttccctggtggatcagatggtaaagaatctgcctgcaatgcaggagacccgggtttgatccctgggtcagggagatccccgggagaagggaatgtttacctactctagtgttcttgcctggagaagtccatgaatagaggagcctggtgggctacagtccatggggtcacaaagagttggacacaactgagtaactaacactttcatttttctctctctgacaatGTCTCAGCTCCTACAGAAGTCAATAAACTGTTCTCCTCCAGACAGAAGGAAGCACTGGGTGAGCAGCTGTTGGTGTTTGTAACTAGATATTGAGTGAAGagccttcctttttaaaaaaaaaaaaatatatatatatatatatttttatttttggccatgctaggtGTTCATTACTGCGcagggttttctctggttgcagtacgTAggtttcttattgcagtggcttctcctgttgcaccCCACGGTCTCAAGGTgcttggacttcagtagttgcctctggctctagagcacagattcaGCAGTTGGGATGCACAGCCTGAGTTGCTCTGTGAAATGTGTGATCTTCTGGGATCAGGGAACAAACTCATGTTTCAcgctttggcaggaggattctttaccactgagctaccaggtaagcctGAAGATCCTTCTTACTCTCCTGTTTTAGAGAAACAGTTTGGTGTTGTGGATTCTTCCCCAAggatggcctgggttcaaatcccagtcgAGCCACTTACTAAATTGAGGGAATTGGGATATGTTAATTACcttttctgtgcctctgttttctcacatGCAAAATAGGGATCATAAAACTGTTGCTTAAAACATTAGATgatttagtatattttaaatgcttaaaacaGTGGCTGGCGCATAAGTACTTTGTGTAACCATCTTTTCTCATCATCACCATCGTCACCATCATACACAACTTCTAAGTTCCTTTGTGGTGTTTATACTTCtaagaaagaattttttatttatcttttctttgccACAGGGGATCTCTTGCATTTTCACCAATCTTGTCACCTTActaactgaaagggaaaaatccttTGTAACTGCTTCTCAAGTGCTACCCTAGGAATCAGGAGAACAGATTGCTCTTTTCACTGCTGCAGACTCaggcagaagagaaggaaggtATGGTTCAGGGGGAAGACTGAAACTCAGAAAAATCCTGTCTCGCCTGAGTCAGAGCCTAATGATGATCCTAACTAAATCCATGTGGCTCTGCCTTCAGTGCCTCTCATGGTTCCCCCGCCATAAAAACAGAGAATCCCTCCACAAAGTTCAGAGCTTCCATCAACACTCATCCAAAGGCCACAGATCCACCGGTACCCCTGTACCCTGCCTCACCAGAGAGGCCAAAGGGATTGGTCTCCCAATCCTTGAACCCACCAGGGTACTAAACTTGGCACAGGGGGTCCTCACCCTAAGGCAGGGCAATAACCAATGAAACAAGTTCCCAAAGTGCGAGATGATCGAGGTCAACCCAGGGCATTCATACATGTACAGTCTCCATTTTCTACCGCAGATCTTATATAATAGGGTGGGAAAAAAAGCATATGTAGGGCACAGCTTTCTGTATCTGCCTGAATGCCCTATCCCCTTACTGGGGGATAATCTAACAAAGTTAAATGCCCAAGTGACGTTCTCACCAGAAACAGTAGACCCTAAGTTACTCCTAAGTCAAAACTGCACCCTCCAAGCAGTGCTATGACAATGGAAAGACAAACTTCAACCAGAAGTCCCTGGAGAAATTCTACAAAAGGTGAGAGCAGATGCTTGAGTTGAGGGGAGGCCAGGAAGAGCCAAGAACACTGACCCTGTAGTAGGAAAACTCCAGCCCGGTGCCAAGTATCAGAACTGAAAAAGCAATAGCCTTTAAAGAGGCATGTGAAGTATAAAGCCTCTGACAATCACCTTTATTAAATGCCAAGTAATCAAAAGTTAGTAGtgtactgttagtcactcagtcatgtctgactctttgcaaccttatggactgtagcccattaggcttctctgtccatgggattctccagacaagaatactggagtgggtagccattcccctctccagggtatcctcccaacccagggatcaaatccatgtctcccatgtggcaggcaggttctttaccctctgaatcACCAGGGTACCCCTTAAAGGCAACAGGCTCTCTGGAAGCAACATCCAAATGATACTTGCCCTCCAGTATCAACATCAAATACTGCTACAAGCCAATTGGCCCTATGATCACTCCTACATAAAACCCATTTGGATATGGGGAATGTGCTCCCAGGATCTGTGCAGGGACTGCCCTCATGGCTGTGCTGAAGTAGCATCCATAAGATTGACTCTAGCCTGGGATATAAATGTGCCCAGAATATCGAAGTGCTTTGGATGAGCTCTTCCAGGAAGGAAAGGACAGCCACTCATTCCACTGCTAAAGATGTCCTTGATGACCCAGGAGAGCTCTCAACAATTTGTCCACAAGCAGCAGGCATCAGATATGCCCTACAGTCCTCAAGGAAGCCTCTACGTTACATCAGGCCAGCCTATGCCCAGCTGATGACCAATACTGCATATCCACATGGGTTCCCACCCCTGGGTGGCCTCCACTCCAGAGGACCTCACTTGTGAGTGAGACTGACTCATCGCTGGAGATGATACCATCCCAGGCAACATCATCCCAGGCCAGGAGTTCACCACCGGAGACACCTATGCCTCGTCCACTGGAGATGACACCCCAGGGCCATGGTACCATGTTGGAGATGCAGCTGCTCACCCAGATGGCTTGCTCCCCAGTTCACATTGTGGAACATTGCAACAGGGACTGAGACGTTCCTGAAACATGGACTAAGTGCACTGCCCGATGGCACTGGAGGACGAGCCACTATGACGTTACCAGGCGGAACTTGCTGGGTGCTTGCTGACTGACCCAACCCTAGACCAAGAGGCCCGTCAGACTGTCAGTCAGTTCTCAGGCCAAAAGGTGCACCCAGAAACAGACAGCTCCCCTGCCTACAAATACTGAAGGCTGTTCACATCCTCACCTCCTAACTCTCCTGTCTCAGCATCACAGGCTGGATTGTACGCTAAGCACCTGACTTGTTTTGtattgtttggctgcactgggtcttagctgcagtatgtgggatctacttccccaaccagcaattgaacccaagccccctgcactgggagcttggagttgtagccactgaactaccagggaacaACTACCCTGAGTTATTTTTTTTGTTAtgtcagtttttaattttcttttattgtaacGTAAGTGCCTGATCTTAAGCTGTTGATTGCCAAGGCATCCACATCACAGACAGCTGTCTTAAATAAACATAGTGCCAGCTACCAGACTAAATgaaagccaggcttccccatcacagaagtttaaaaaacaaatcaagatagccatagaaacaaatgaaaatgaaaacacaacaattgaaacctatgggacactgtaaaagcagtgctaaggggaaggttcatagcaatacaggcttacctcaagaaacaaaaaaacaagtcaaataaataacctaactctatacctaaagcaacttgagaaggaagaaattatgtaccccaaggttagtagaaggaaaggaatcttaaaaattagggcagaaataaatgcaaaagaagcaaaagagaccatagcaaaaatcaacaaaaccaaaagctggttctttgagaaggtaaataaaatttacaagccattagccagactcatcaagaaacaaagggagaaaaatcaaatcaacaaaattagaaatgaaaatggagagatcacaacagataacacagaaatacaaaggattataagagactatcatcagcaactatatgcaaataaaatggaccacTTGGAAgcaatggaaaaattcttagaaaagtacaactttacATAATTGAACAGgaacaaatagaaaatctcaacagacccatcacaagcacggaaattgaaactgtaatcagaaaccttccaacaaacaaaagcccaggaccaaacagcttcacagctgaattctaccaaaaatttagagaagaactaacacctatcctactcaaactctttcagaaaattgcagaggaaggtaaacttccaaactgtttgaggccaccatcaccttaataccaaaacctaacaaagatgccacaaaaaaagaaaactataggccaatatcactgatgaacatagatgcaaaaatccttaacaaaattctagcaaacagaatccaacaacatattaaaaagatcatacataatgaccaagtgggctttatcccagggatggaaggattcttcaatatccacaaatcaatcaatgtaatacaccacattaacaaactaaaaaataaaaaccatatgattatctcaatagatgcagagaaagcctttgacagaattcaacattcatttatgattaaaaaaaaaaaaaacctccaggaagtaggaatagaaggaacatacctcaatataataaaagctataaatgacaaaccctcagcaaacattatccccagtggtgaaaaattgaaagcatttccccaaatcaggaacaagacaagggtgcccactctcaccactactattcaatatagttttggaagttttggtcacagcaatcagagcagaaaaataaaaggaatccagattagaaaagaagtagcaaaactctcactgtttgcagcaGTTTCCTTTGTTTTAGAGATCACTGGTTGACTAGGATTGCTGACCATCTGACCACTTACTTTTCCCGTAAGACATTTTAATTCACGCTCATGTTTTAAATTCACCAAGAAAGACTCAGTCCATGACACCCTAGGCATCCCATCCTAGACCCCAATAAAAGCACCCCAGGCTGCACGTATACTCATTTTCTACCCATGATAGGGCTGTGGAGTCCAACACATGAGTAATGAGCcatgttttcatttcaaagtTCCCTAAAAGTTGTTACTGAGGCACCTCTTGCAATCATAATAAGAACCAccaggcgggggaggggagggtgaaatcacaatgaaaaaagtggaagtgttagtcattcagccgTGTAGGaaggactctgcgaccccactgactttagcccgccaggctttt carries:
- the LOC133052833 gene encoding ferritin heavy chain-like, yielding MLPKPPSQVRQNYCPECEAAVNSHAALVFHASFQCLAVAFYLDRDDVALKHFHRFFLLCSHEHSKTAKSLMFLQNRCGGRVCFLDIRKPESQEWESGLQAMQDTLHLEKCVNQSLLDMHQLATESCDADLCHFLETGYPDQQVKFIKELEDHVSSLSNAGSPEGALAEYFFDKLTLGDGDKED